The following proteins are co-located in the Besnoitia besnoiti strain Bb-Ger1 chromosome Unknown contig00007, whole genome shotgun sequence genome:
- a CDS encoding membrane occupation and recognition nexus protein MORN1 (encoded by transcript BESB_071940): protein MESCHAYHGQIKDGLFHGKGTLIYSGNEKYEGEFVFGKREGHGRFLYADGATYEGKWVEDRIHGQGVAHFASGNRYEGQWEMGRINGFGKLSYSNGDEYEGEWVDGKMHGRGTYRYAEGDVYTGEWRDDKRHGKGSVTYVSAKGSVVEKYEGDWVNGKMHGHGKYVYSDGGVYEGDWIDGKMHGKGTYVFPNGNVYEGEWAQDMKDGYGVLTYQNGEKYEGYWKQDKVHGKGTLTYTRGDKYIGDWMDAKKHGEGELIYANGDRFKGQWTDDRANGFGVFTYANGNRYEGQWLDDKRHGQGVFYCAEDGSAYEGEFVSGRKEGNGVLRLATGHQLEGAWSGGQLVRVTSFMFAQDSPWLNVDL from the coding sequence ATGGAGAGTTGCCACGCATACCATGGCCAGATCAAGGACGGCCTTTTCCACGGGAAAGGGACGCTGATCTACAGCGGCAACGAGAAGTATGAGGGCGAGTTCGTGTTTGGCAAGCGCGAAGGGCACGGACGCTTCCTGTACGCCGATGGCGCGACGTACGAAGGCAAGTGGGTGGAGGACCGGATCCACGGTCAGGGCGTGGCGCACTTCGCCAGCGGCAATCGCTACGAGGGGCAGTGGGAAATGGGACGGATCAACGGCTTCGGGAAGCTCTCCTACAGCAACGGCGACGAGTACGAGGGCGAGTGGGTCGACGGAAAGATGCACGGCCGCGGAACCTACCGCtacgccgagggcgacgtcTACACGGGCGAGTGGCGAGATGACAAGCGCCACGGCAAGGGCAGCGTCACCTACGTGAGCGCCAAGGGGTCGGTCGTGGAGAAGTACGAGGGCGACTGGGTCAACGGGAAGATGCACGGCCACGGCAAGTACGTCTACAGCGACGGTGGCGTCTACGAAGGCGACTGGATCGACGGAAAGATGCACGGCAAAGGCACCTACGTCTTCCCCAACGGCAACGTCTACGAGGGCGAGTGGGCGCAGGACATGAAGGACGGGTACGGCGTCCTCACGTACCAGAACGGCGAAAAGTACGAAGGGTACTGGAAACAGGACAAGGTCCACGGCAAGGGAACGCTGACCTACACGCGCGGAGACAAATACATTGGCGACTGGATGGACGCCAAAAAAcatggagaaggcgagctcATCTACGCAAACGGCGACCGCTTCAAGGGTCAGTGGACCGACGACCGCGCCAACGGCTTCGGCGTGTTCACCTATGCCAACGGAAACCGCTACGAGGGTCAGTGGCTCGACGACAAGCGCCACGGACAGGGCGTCTTCTACTGCGCGGAGGACGGAAGTGCCTACGAAGGCGAGTTCGTCTctggaagaaaagaaggcaacggcgtgctgcgcctcgccacAGGCCACCAACTCGAGGGTGCGTGGTCCGGTGGTCAGCTGGTTCGCGTCACATCTTTCATGTTTGCGCAGGACTCGCCCTGGCTCAACGTCGACTTgtga
- a CDS encoding putative myosin heavy chain (encoded by transcript BESB_071950), translating to MDAENFRKLTAILDVLDRYKKSLAVASFQASPEKSFAKYASRAPSLRGGKGSTWMPPSVLSDSFGTIEHDVSRPASENWPVATAAAIQRKLTIRRAKTLQIRRQATVRASCPELPQIQGLQVDVDASCGSRSRDLPAHTARGPRPGWLHMSAELATPLREKVRSRGMVRCFSGPLHSERSLQESLKASTSRRWASRSEGDVTEEAVDSDDDESLRPDIVFTDSVASLDVKSLSELDFDDVDLEQITPKMLGQLFDRIMECLQVDFKDLIDKVKAQNGHLKQDIISMKKKLQDAVDTNDDQVQELKDMTERVADLQAEVRELKRQLSLLEAQLQKYAEQDREMQALMHEKAAWEAERHKLTVRVQKLTQELGTRDDGQRLWQLLRDFDCLEALNQEKEERLKTLAKHLEAKEREIESLNLNLSMQQNTPTTPRREPRSSLVSPRVSFEYYSSSLGRRSTVARRHIADTMALGPVAPAPSLAGELREAIQEEEEKPGSRVEAYVKQLEEVQRKLDNALADLEEASRTNDQLRNDVRCLQMELEEKSKVVEELTEEVKDKDQRLSSAVEKLKDRNVSLEEIRRKLSEAEEGRSSKDTELESLREELAAVRAELDALNKQGLDGRELTESLKGQVAGHVEQLERLGAELAEARQKLDKGRDANKVLSAELESLKKQLEDAAAQQDVSEATRRARLDELEAELEAARGKASRIAELEGQLKDLEEERELLRRTGAEMEETLKTEIEILRAHIVDQEQTFARTRQELWEQCEAAEQEKADLESRLVRLDEDLRRLREAERRAEALKPEPDTLAAAEAASEEDAQKVRALLEQHQTELRLLQDEIAQLSRTKEDLEKEKVGLDARVSGLTQELKEVQTLYEEMQNKLKSALREKEEERERLVAVCAAMEKSVDSKIEQARNALLEENKEERKERERLAHAVNCLQEQVDKLKSDNSALQAALEAAEKDASRQPPELLAQSQALQDANAQLTKEVAALQAKFNAVQATLQGENAQLKENLRQERAAFEALQSAEDDLLRQLEDLKERNADLEVLVKATEGEGEIDAERLQQACRRLTAQVAQLEKDMESKERQMDQEKDTLLQRCILLEEGHRELETLVTQLRQEKESLQSKLQSASDKLLFSEQDAEEWQKKHHLSVMENENLKSKLALLTEQQGRLMEGAAEQQKLSSLMEHVVQELLQLRGQMTEFKELGTKIQDKPSTTVFNVGYPENVIPMVNVHGDPASSQSVNISGMYDLRMSAGQYATFSAGGRSRAATPARKSRAAVLLESLKEGLYSSSCCVNQADSRAVSTYGNGGTTYVFPAAVRQAPTAYTTPTGANSPKGKGSRASSVLRIQTRADDLSVEQFFAQPTESDTRPAIHPLLPPGLASPPA from the exons ATGGATGCAGAGAACTTCAGAAAACTCACGGCGATCCTAGATGTCCTGGATCGCTACAAGAAGTCGCTGGCGGTGGCCTCCTTCCAGGCCTCGCCTGAGAAGTCCTTCGCCAAATACGCTTCGCGAGCACCCAGTCTGCGAGGCGGCAAAGGAAGCACTTGGATGCCGCCGTCTGTTCTCAGTGATTCCTTCGGGACCATCGAACACGATG TGAGCCGCCCTGCGTCAGAAAACTGGCCTGtagcgacagccgcggccATTCAGCGGAAGCTGACGatccgccgcgcgaagacgctTCAGATTCGGCGTCAGGCGACCGTGCGCGCGTCCTGCCCGGAGCTTCCCCAGATCCAAGGTCTGCAGGTCGATGTCGACG CGTCCTGTGGATCTCGCTCTCGCGACTTGCCTGCGCACACTGCACGCGGGCCGCGCCCGGGGTGGCTACACATGTCTGCAGAGCTCGCTACGCCGCTGCGAGAAAAAGTCCGCAGTCGAGGCATGGTGCGCTGCTTCAGCGGTCCACTCCACAGCGAAAGGTCCCTACAG GAAAGTCTCAAGGCGAGTACGAGCCGCCGATGGGCCTCAagaagcgagggagacgtcacggaggaggcagtggattcagacgacgacgagtcTCTCCGGCCGGACATCGTCTTTACCG ACTCGGTAGCGTCGCTGGATGTCAAGAGCCTGTCGGAGCTGGACTTCGACGACGTCGACCTGGAACAGATCACGCCCAAGATGCTCGGACAGCTCTTTGACCGCATCATGGAATGCCTCCAAGTGGATTTTAAAGATCTAATCGACAAAGTGAAGGCTCAG AACGGCCACCTCAAGCAAGATATTATTtcgatgaagaagaagcttCAGGACGCAGTCGACACAAATGACGATCAG GTCCAAGAGCTGAAGGACATGACAGAACGCGTCGCAGACTTGCAGGCGGAGGTCAGGGAGCTGAAACGCCAGCTCAGTTTGCTAGAGGCCCAGCTCCAAAAATACGCG GAGCAGGATCGCGAGATGCAGGCGCTGATGCATGAAAAGGCGGCGTGGGAGGCTGAGCGCCATAAGCTGACCGTGCGCGTGCAGAAGTTGACCCAAGAGCTCGGCACCAGGGACGACGGTCAGCGTCtctggcagctgctgcgcgattTTGActgcctcgaggcgctgaaccaggagaaggaggagcgcCTCAAGACGCTCGCGAAGCAtttggaggcgaaggagcgcgagaTCGAGTCACTGAACCTCAACCTGTCCATGCAGCAGAACACACCCACGACACCTCGACGCGAACCCCGCAGCTCGCTCGTCTCaccgcgcgtctccttcgaaTACTACTCCTCGAGTCTTGGGCGGCGATCGACCGTCGCGCGACGGCACATCGCCGATACGATGGCGCTGGGGcccgtggcgccggcgccgtcacTGGCTGGAGAGCTCCGCGAAGCCAttcaagaagaagaggagaaaccAGGCTCTCGAGTGGAAGC ATACGTCAAACAGCTTGAGGAGGTGCAGCGCAAGCTGGACAACGCCCTCGCAGACCTTGAGGAGGCGAGTCGCACGAACGACCAGCTGCGGAACGACGTGAGGTGTCTCCAAATGGAGCTCGAGGAGAAGTCTAAGGTTGTGGAGGAACTGACGGAAGAGGTCAAG GACAAGGACCAGCGCCTCAGCAGCGCCGTGGAGAAACTCAAAGACAGAAACGTGTCTCTCGAAGAAATTCGGCGGAAACTGTcggaggctgaggagggGAGGAGCAGCAAGGACACCGAGTTGGAGAGTCTGCGTGAGGAGCTCGCTGCCGTCAGG GCGGAACTCGACGCCTTGAATAAGCAAGGCTTAGACGGCAGG gaGCTCACCGAGTCTCTGAAGGGACAGGTCGCTGGCCACGTCGAGCAGCTAGAGCGACTGGGTGCCGAGcttgcggaggcgcgccagaAGCTGGACAAAGGCAGGGATGCAAACAAGGTTTTGAGCGCCGAGCTCGA GAGCTTGAAGAAACAGTTGGAagatgcagctgcgcagcaagACGTgagcgaagcgacgcggcgcgctcggctCGACGAACTTGAAGCAGAG CtggaagcggcgcgcgggaagGCGAGTCGCATCGCAGAGCTTGAAGGGCAGCTGAAGGATCTCGAAGAGGAGCGCGAactcctccgccgcacagGCGCGGAGATGGAGGAGACGCTCAAGACGGAAATCGAGATCCTTCGCGCGCACATCGTTGATCAAGAACAGACTTTTGCGCGGACGAGACAGGAGTTGTGGGAGCAGTGTGAAGCCGCCGAACAGGAGAAAGCTGACCTTGAGAGCCGCCTGGTGCGGCTCGACGAGGACTtgagacgcctgcgagaggctgagcgtcgcgccgaggcgctcaaACCAGAGCCCGACACGttggcggctgcggaggctgcatctgaggaggacgcgcagaaAGTCCGCGCACTGCTAGAGCAGCACCAGACGGAGTTGCGCCTGTTGCAGGACGAAATCGCGCAGCTTTCTCGAACGAAGGAAGACctggagaaggagaaagtgGGTCTGGACGCGCGGGTGTCCGGCCTCACGCAGGAGCTTAAAGAGGTTCAGACTCTGTACGAGGAAATGCAGAACAAACTAAAGTCTGCGTTgcgggagaaggaggaggagagggagagactgGTCGCGGTCTGTGCGGCGATGGAAAAATCTGTGGACTCCAAGATCGAACAGGCGCGGAACGCACTCCTGGAGGAGAACAAGGAGgagcggaaggagagggaACGGCTCGCACACGCCGTCAACTGTTTGCAAGAACAAGTCGATAAGCTCAAGAGCGACAACTCTGCCCTGCAAGCGGCCCTAGAGGCTGCGGAAAAAGACGCCTCCAGGCAGCCTCCAGAACTCCTGGCTCAGTCACAAGCGCTGCAGGATGCGAATGCGCAATTGACAAAAGAGGTCGCGGCTCTCCAAGCCAAGTTCAACGCGGTGCAGGCTACGCTTCAGGGAGAAAacgcgcagctgaaggaaAACTTACGACAGGAAAGGGCTGCTTTCGAGGCTCTCCAGAGCGCTGAAGACGATCTGCTACGGCAGCTCGAGGACCTCAAAGAGCGGAATGCAGACCTCGAGGTACTGGTTAAAGCGACtgagggagaaggcgagatCGACGCCGAGCGTCTTCAGCAGGCGTGCCGCCGCTTGACTGCCCAGGTGGCGCAGCTGGAAAAAGACATGGAGAGCAAGGAGCGCCAGATGGATCAAGAGAAGGACACCCTGCTCCAGCGATGCATTCTGCTCGAGGAAGGACACAGAGAGTTGGAGACCTTGGTCACGCAGCTACGACAAGAGAAAGAAA GCTTGCAAAGCAAACTGCAGAGCGCTTCAGACAAGCTCCTCTTTTCTGAACAAGACGCTGAGGAGTGGCAAAAGAAGCACCACCTCTCCGTGATGGAAAATGAAAATCTGAAG AGCAAACTGGCGCTTCTAACAGAGCAGCAGGGACGGTTGATggagggcgctgcggagcAGCAGAAACTTTCTTCGCTGATGGAGCACGTGGTTCAGGAGCTGCTCCAGCTGCGCGGCCAAATGACCGAGTTCAAGGAGCTCGGTACAAAAATTCAAGACAAGCCTTCCACAACTGTCTTCAACGTCGGTTACCCGGAGAACGTCATCCCCATGGTCAACGTCCATGGCGACCCAGCGTCATCTCAAAGTGTGAACATCTCAG GTATGTACGACCTGCGTATGAGCGCCGGTCAGTACGCCACGTTCTCCGCTGGCGGAAGGAGCcgggcagcgacgccagcgcggaAGAGCCGTGCTGCCGTACTACTGGAGAGTCTCAAGGAGGGACTCTACAGCAGTTCTTGCTGCGTAAATCAGGCGGACAGTCGAGCAGTGTCCACGTACGGAAACGGTGGTACAACGTACGTCTTTCCTGCGGCCGTACGCCAAGCGCCCACGGCGTACACAACGCCTACGGGTGCGAACTCCCCAAAGGGAAAGGG GTCGAGGGCTTCAAGCGTCTTGCGGATCCAGACTCGAGCTGACGACTTGTCTGTGGAGCAGTTCTTTGCCCAGCCCACAGAAAGCGACACAAGGCCCGCAATTCACCCGCTTCTGCCGCCAGGCCTGGCATCTCCTCCCGCTTAG
- a CDS encoding Rab6 (encoded by transcript BESB_071960), which produces MRAPRKRGDALLGCPFYSSASTCAYALLFVVAGLNKYKLVFLGEQAVGKTSIITRFMYDTFDNNYQATIGIDFLSKTLYLEDRTVRLQLWDTAGQERFRSLIPSYIRDSSAAVVVYDITNRASFLNTTKWIEDVRAERGNDVIISLVGNKTDLADRRQVSYEEGQQKAQEHDIMFVETSAKAGYNIKNLFRKLASALPGLETQQTPNDAQMVDVQLNATPQQQDLTSKSSSCSC; this is translated from the exons ATGCGGGCGCCTCGTAAGCGAGGCGATGCACTGCTCGGCTGTCCATTTTACTCTTCTGCGTCCACGTGCGCATATGCACTTTTATTCGTAGTTGCGGGACTCAACAAGTATAAactcgtcttcctcggcgaGCAGGCCGTGGGAAAGACCTCCATCATCACTCGGTTCATGTACGACACCTTTGACAACAACTACCAG GCCACAATCGGCATCGACTTCTTATCGAAGACTCTGTACTTGGAAGACAGAACCGTGCGTCTCCAGCTGTGGGACACTGCCGGCCAGGAACGCTTCCGCAGCTTGATTCCGTCCTATATTCGGgactcctccgcggccgtggTCGTCTACGACATTACAA aCCGCGCCTCGTTCCTGAACACGACCAAATGGATCGAAGACGTTCGCGCAG AGCGCGGCAACGATGTCATCATCTCCCTCGTCGGGAACAAAACGGATTTGGCGGACAGAAG ACAAGTTTCGTACGAAGAGGGGCAGCAGAAGGCTCAAGAA CACGACATTATGTTCGTTGAGaccagcgcgaaggcgggctACAACATCAAAAACCTCTTCCGGAAACTG GCTTCCGCGTTGCCAGGTCTGGAGACTCAGCAGACTCCGAACGACGCACAGA TGGTGGACGTACAGCTGAACGCCACTCCTCAGCAGCAAGATCTGACGAGCAAGAGTTCGTCCTGCTCTTGCTGA